In Alphaproteobacteria bacterium, the sequence GAAGAGCGCGGCGCCTGCCCCGACGCCGCCGATTTCGGCATCAAGGAGCGCTTCTCCAACAAGCTCGCCATCGCGCCCACGGCGTCGATCTCGATCATCTGCGGCGGCGCCTCGCCCGGCATCGAGCCGGTGGCGGCCAACGTCTACATGCACAAGACGCTCAGCGGCTCGTTCAGCGTGCGCAATCCGTACCTGCAGAAGGTGCTGGCACAGAAGGGCCGCGACGACGAGGAGACGTGGACGTCGATCACGCTGAACCAGGGTTCGGTGCAGCATCTCGACTTCTTCGACGACCACGAGAAGGCGGTGTTCAAGACGGCCTTCGAGCTCGACCAGCGCTGGCTGGTCGAGCACGCCGCCGACCGCACGCCCTATATCTGCCAGTCGCAGTCGCTCAACATCTTCCTGCCCGGCGACGTGCACAAGCGCGACCTGCACCAGATCCACATGATGGCCTGGAAGCGCGGCGTGAAGACGCTCTACTACTGCCGCTCGCTCAGCATCCAGCGCGCGGAGGCGGTGTCGTCAGACATCGCCGGTTCCTCGGTCACGATGCCCCCTCTGCACAAGAACGGCGCCGACGCCCCCTCGGAACTGCCGCTGGCCGCCATGGCCGCCCAAGAGAACAGCAACAACTACGAGGAATGCCTCGCCTGCCAATGAGGCCCCGACCAGCCTTGGCCGCGCCGCCTACTCCTGCGTGAGGGAGGGCGGCGCGGACAGTCCTCAGCACTCCGTCCGTATCGGCCGCCGCCATGTCCCTGCTCGACGCCAAGCCCATCTACAAGCCGTTCAACTATCCCTGGGCCTATGAAGCCTGGCACACGCAGCAGCGCATCCACTGGCTGCCCGAGGAGGTGCCGCTGGCCGACGACGTCAAGGACTGGCGCAACAAGCTGAGCGAAGCGGAGCGGCACCTGCTGACGCAGATCTTCCGCTTCTTCACCCAGGCCGATGTCGAGGTGAACAACTGCTACATGAAGCACTACTCCAGGGTCTTCAAGCCCACGGAAGTGCAGATGATGCTCTCCGCCTTCTCGGCGATGGAGACGGTGCACATCGCCGCCTACAGCCACCTGCTCGACACCATCGGCATGCCCGAGAGCGAGTACACCGCCTTCCTGCGCTACAAGGAGATGAAGGACAAGTACGATTACATGCAGGGCTTCAACGTCGACTCGAAGGAAGACATCGCCAAGACGCTGGCGGTGTTCGGCGCCTTCACCGAGGGCCTGCAGCTCTTCGCCTCGTTCGCCATGCTCCTGAACTTCCCGCGCTTCAACAAGATGAAGGGCATGGGCCAGATCGTCTCGTGGTCGGTGCGCGACGAGACCCTGCACTGCAACTCGATGATCCGGCTGTTCCGCACCTTCATCTCGGAGAACCCCGAGATCTGGACCGAGGAGCTGCGCCGCGAGCTCTACGTCGCCTGCGCCACCATCGTCGACCACGAGGACGCCTTCATCGACCTGGCATTCGAGATGGGCGGCGTCGAGGGCATGACGGCCGAGGACGTGAAGAAGTACATCCGCTTCATCGCCGACCGCCGGCTGAACCAGCTCGGCCTGCAGCCGATCTTCCGCAGCGAGAAGAACCCGCTGCCGTGGATCGACGCCATGCTCAACGCCGTCGAGCACACCAATTTCTTCGAGAACCGCGCGACCGAATACTCCAAGGCCTCGACCCGCGGGACGTGGGAGGAGGCGTTCGCCTAAGAACGTTGCGCCGCGCGGTCATGCGTGGCATCTGGGAGGCGGCCGCCGCGGCGATTTCCCCCGCCGCGCCGCCTTCGGGAAAGTAGCAGGATGCCGATCATGCGCGCGATCGGATGGTGTGTCGTCGGCCTGCTGGGCGCCGCGTCGATGGCGCACGCGCAGCAGCCTGCGCCGGCGCCACCCAAGCCTCCGGAGATGCCGGGCTATGCCATCTCCTACACCGTCACCATCGGCAAGACCCCGGGCGACGTCCACGCCGAGGCGCAGCTTTCGGAATCCTGGACGCGAACCTGCGAGGCGTGGAGCTACGGCGGCGCGCTGTATTACGTCATCGACAAGGGCATCAAGGGCCGGCGCAACGCGGATCAGCCGTTCAGCGACAAGGCCAACATCTACAACGAGCGCCTGAACTACACCGAGAGCCTCGACGGCGACCGGCTGGGCTATCGCGCGCAGTACATGGCCAATTCCCGCGGCGATCCGGTCGAGGGCGCGGCCTTCTTCGGCGGCCCGGAGAAGAAGGGCCTGCTGCAGGTGCGCGTCGGCAAGGTGCCGCGCGAAGTGGCGCTGCCGCCGGGCAATGTCGGGCCGATGACCTTCCGCCGCCTGCTGCTCGAGCAGCTGCGCGCCAATCACCCCGGGCCCTGGTACGCCTCGACGGTCGATCTGGTGCGCTTCCAGATGCCCATCGACCTCAAGGTCGAGCGGACCTCGCCGGCGCCGTTCCGCGACCCGATCACCACCGTCGGCACTCTGAAGGACGCGCCGGCGCCCGATCCCAAGGCGCCCAAGGGCAAGGCGGCGCCGGGGGCCGGCCAGGTCCGCGAGATGCCGGCGCCACTCAAGGGCCGCCGCTGGGTGCTCAAGCAGACCTCGAAGATGCTGGGCGAACGCGGCGAGGTGGTCTACGAGATGTTCGACAGCGGCGTCATCCCGCGCCTGAACTTCAAGCGCGAAGGCATCGAGTTGAAGGCCGTGATCAAGGACCTCACGGAATTCCCCAACCCCAAGTGCGATTGAGCGCCGCCCAGGCCATCGCCGCCCTGTTCGAGCCCGCGCCGCGCGGCGAGCGCCGTGCCGTCACGGTCGGCGAGCTCGTCGTGCGCGCCGCCGCGCCCAACGAGGGCGAGTGGCGCAATTGCTTCGCGATCAAGCGCAGCGGCGCGCGCCTGTTCGGATCCGGATTCCGCACCGGCAATCTCGGCCGCGGCTTCTTCCGCGACCAGGCGCGGCGCGGCCATGTGCTGATCGTCGAGAACGCCGCCGGCCGCCGACTGGGCTTCGTCATCGTCGTGCGCGAAGGTGAGGAGCTGGAGCTGCAGAACATCTACATGCGCCACGAAGCCTCCGGCCGCGGCATCGGCCGCCTGGTGATGGGCGGCGTTCTGGCCTTCGCCGCGAGGATCGACGCGCCGCGCGTGACCCTGCTGACCAGCGGCACCGCGCCGTGGAACCGCCGCTGGTACGAGAGCGTCGGCTTCCGCCGCTGGCCGCTCGGCGTGGCGATGCCGCGCTATCTCCACAAGGCGCATCGCGAGGAGGTCGCGCGGCTGGGCGTGCAGCGCAGCCCGCACGCCCGCGCGCGCATCGTGATGGTGCGTCCATCCCGGGAATCGTAACCCTACCTTCCCCGGAGGGGGAAGGTGCCGAAGGCGGATGGGGGATGTCGAAGACGAACGCAAGAGTCCGTCTTCGACATCCCCCATCCGTCAGCGCTCTCGCGCTGCCACCTTCCCCCTCCGGGGGAAGGTAAACTCGAGGGCACTGCGCTCAGGATGACGTGGCGGCGGCGAGCTTCAGCAGGCTTTCCTTGTCGTACAGCGCCATGCGCTTGTAATCGCCGACGATGCTCTCGAGCTCGGCCGCCGGCAGCACCGTCTCCAGATCGGCGAAGCCGTCGGGCGCGCGCTCCTCGACGATGTCGAGCACGCGATCGAGGCCGTGCTGGCGGTTGCTCTCGACGATGCGTGCGGTGGGCGGCAGGCGGCGCTGCTCGTAGAGCTTCAGCGCGGCAACCGGATCGGCCTGCTCCGCCAGCGCCATGGTCAGCGCCTCGCCGTCGATGATCGCCTGCGTCGCCCCATTGGAGCCGATGGGATACATCGGATGCGCCGCGTCGCCGAGCAGCGTGATGCGCTCGTGGCTCCAGCGCGGCAGCGGATCGCGATCGACCATCGGGAACTCGAAGATGGCGCTCGCCGTGCGGATGATGGTCGGCACGTCGAGCCAGCCGAAATTCCAGCCGGCGAAGCGCGGCAGGATGTCGTTGGCGTCGCCCGGCTTGTTCCAGTCCTCGCGCGGCGGCGTCGTGCCTTCGCCGAGATAGAGATCGGCGATCCAGTTGATCAGGGCCCTGCCGTTCTCGGCATGCCGGCGCGAGATCGGGTAGCAGACGAATTTCTGCCGGTGATGGCCGGCCTGCACCATCGAGCGGCCGGTGAGGAACGGCATGCCCTCGCTGACGCCGCGCCACATCATCACGCCCTGCCAGCGCGGCGGGCCTTCGTCGGGATAGAACGTCGAGCGCACGGTGGAGTGGATGCCGTCGGCGCCGACCAGGATGTCGGCGCTGTCGCTGCCCACGGGCCTGCCGTCGCGGTCGATGAAGTGCGCCGTGACGCCGCCGGCGCCCTGCTCGAAGCGCGCCAGGCGATGACCCGGGCGGATGCTGTCCTTGCCCAGCCGCGACGTGGCGGCGCCGAGCAGCGCCTGCTGCAGATCGCCGCGATGGATCGAGAATTGCGGCCAGGGATAGCCGCCGTCGAGCCCGCGCGGGTCGCGCCAGATCGGCTGGCCGTGGCGATTGGCGAAGACCAGCTCGGCGGTGCGGACCGCCACCCTGTCGAGATCGTCGACCAGGCCGAGCTTCGAGAGAATGCGGATGGCGCTTGGCTGCACGTTGATGCCGACGCCGAGCGCGCGGATCTCGCCGACCGCCTCGTAGACGCGCACCTGGTGGCCCGCGGCATGCAGGCAGAGCGCAGCGCTCAGTCCGCCGATGCCGCCGCCGGCAATGATGATCCGCATGCGCTCAGGGATCGCGGCTCAGCCCGCGATAGAGCAGGGCGGCGAGATAGGCGTCCCACTTCTCCTGCTGCTTCTCGCCCAGCTCGTGCAGATAGGCCCAGCTGTAGATGCCGGTGTCGTGCTTGTCGTCAAAACGGATGCGGATGGCGTAGTTGCCGACCGGCTCGATCGTGTCGATGCGCACGTGGCGGCGACCGGCGACGATCTTCTTCTGGTCGGCGCTGTGGCCCTGCACCTCGGCCGAGGGACTCTCGACGCGCAGATACTCGGCCGGATAGGTGAACTTCCGGCCGTCCTCGAAGTCGATCTCCAGCCGGCCCTCGGCGCGGAACAGGCGGATCTCGGCCGGCCAGGGCGGCGCGCCGGCGGCCGGCGCCTCGGCCAGGCTCATGGCGTGTCCTCCAGCCGGCGCGCTTCGCTCGGCAGCATGATGGGAATCCCGTCGCGGATGGGATAGGCCAGCCCGGCGCGGCGGCTGATCAGCTCGCCCGCCGCGGAGTCGAATTCCAACGGCCCGTGGGTCACCGGGCAGACCAGGATCTCGAGCAGCTTCGGGTCGATGCCGACCTTGCCGGCCGGCGTTTCGGGAGGGGACATGCGGCGCTCCGGACGCTTGGATTGCCTATAGCACGGCAGGCTCAGTGGCGCGACGGCGTCTCGGGCTCGCCGCCGCCCATCGCCGCCATCTCCAGCAGCGCGATCAGCAGGCGGGCCCGCGCCGAGCCGTCGGGCGCCTCGAGCAGCGCCTGCTTCTCCGAGGGTGCGAAGGGGCAGACCATGGCCAGCGAGGTCACCAGATTGTCATCGCTGGCCCGCTTCAGGCCGCTCCAGTCGCCCTGCAGCTTGCGCGCTCGGAAGAAGTCCGCGAGCGCCGCCATCAGCCGCGGCCGGTCGAGCTCGATCGCCAGATCGTCGCCCTCGAGATCGCCGCGAAAGCGCTCGTAGTGCGGGATCACGCGGCGATAGCCGTTGGCGTGCAGCGCCAGCTCCTTGCCGGTCTCGAAGCGGATCAGGCCGGCCAGGGTGACCAGCAGGCGGCCATCATCGGTCTCGGAGAAGGCGACGATGCGGCCGGCGCAGCCCACGCCTTCGACCGGCGGCGGGCCATTGTCGGCCGGCAGGCCGTCGCCGGCGAACCCGCCCGGCATGGTGGGCTGCACCATGCCGATCATGCGATGCCCCCCCAGGGCGTCGAAGAACATCGAGAGGTAGCGCGGCTCGAAGATGTTGAGCGGCAGCCGGCCGCCTGGCAGCAGCAGCACGCCGCTCAGCGGGAAGATCGGCAGCGCTTCGGGCAAATGCTCGAAGGCCGGATCGAACGGGTTGGACCGACCGCCGACCACCGTCGTGCTTACGAGAACAGGATCGAGGACAGCCGCTTGCGGCCCTCGACGCTCAGCGGGTCGGCGAATCCCTGCGCTTCGAAGAACTTCAGCAGCTGCTTGCGCGCCGCCTCCTCGTTCCATTTGCGGTCGAGCTTGATCGAGGTCAGCAGGTGGTCGAGCGCCTCCTGGCGGCGGCCATTGGCATAGAGCGCCATGGCGAGGTCGTAGCGCGCCTGGTGGTCCTTCTCGTCGGCGGCGACCTTGGCTTCCAGCTCGCCCACCGGCCCGGCATCGGCGGCCTGCTCGGCCAGATCGATGGCCGACTTCGCCGCGACGATGTCGGCGTGCTTGGCAAGGTCGGGCGACAGCGACGCCAGCAGCTCCTTGGCGCCTTCGAGGTCCTCGGTCGCGAGCCGGACCTTCACCAGGCCGGCGATGGCCGGCGCCGATTCGGGCTCCTGCTGCAGGATCGCATCGTAGATTTCCGCCGCCTGGGCGATGCCGCCGGCGGCGAGCGCCTTCTTGGCCTCCTCGAGCGCGGCGGCCATCTCCTCGGCGCCCGGCGGGCCGCCGGTGGCCTGCACCAGCCGGTCGATGAACTGCTTGACCTGGCTCTCGGGCAGCGCGCCGACAAAGCCGTCGACCGGGCGGCCCTGGAAAAAGGCGTAGACCGCCGGGATCGACTGGATG encodes:
- a CDS encoding DUF971 domain-containing protein, which produces MSLAEAPAAGAPPWPAEIRLFRAEGRLEIDFEDGRKFTYPAEYLRVESPSAEVQGHSADQKKIVAGRRHVRIDTIEPVGNYAIRIRFDDKHDTGIYSWAYLHELGEKQQEKWDAYLAALLYRGLSRDP
- a CDS encoding Trm112 family protein; translated protein: MSPPETPAGKVGIDPKLLEILVCPVTHGPLEFDSAAGELISRRAGLAYPIRDGIPIMLPSEARRLEDTP
- a CDS encoding LON peptidase substrate-binding domain-containing protein; its protein translation is MERGGGAQAAAEVLRSAGIRRPAERRGPQAAVLDPVLVSTTVVGGRSNPFDPAFEHLPEALPIFPLSGVLLLPGGRLPLNIFEPRYLSMFFDALGGHRMIGMVQPTMPGGFAGDGLPADNGPPPVEGVGCAGRIVAFSETDDGRLLVTLAGLIRFETGKELALHANGYRRVIPHYERFRGDLEGDDLAIELDRPRLMAALADFFRARKLQGDWSGLKRASDDNLVTSLAMVCPFAPSEKQALLEAPDGSARARLLIALLEMAAMGGGEPETPSRH
- the trxA gene encoding thioredoxin, encoding MDQIIGNGAAAGGADLVKDSDQKKFAKDVIDASRARPVIVDFWAPWCGPCKTLGPIIEKQVKAAKGAVELVKINIDENQMLAQQLRIQSIPAVYAFFQGRPVDGFVGALPESQVKQFIDRLVQATGGPPGAEEMAAALEEAKKALAAGGIAQAAEIYDAILQQEPESAPAIAGLVKVRLATEDLEGAKELLASLSPDLAKHADIVAAKSAIDLAEQAADAGPVGELEAKVAADEKDHQARYDLAMALYANGRRQEALDHLLTSIKLDRKWNEEAARKQLLKFFEAQGFADPLSVEGRKRLSSILFS
- a CDS encoding GNAT family N-acetyltransferase yields the protein MSAAQAIAALFEPAPRGERRAVTVGELVVRAAAPNEGEWRNCFAIKRSGARLFGSGFRTGNLGRGFFRDQARRGHVLIVENAAGRRLGFVIVVREGEELELQNIYMRHEASGRGIGRLVMGGVLAFAARIDAPRVTLLTSGTAPWNRRWYESVGFRRWPLGVAMPRYLHKAHREEVARLGVQRSPHARARIVMVRPSRES
- a CDS encoding flavin-dependent oxidoreductase, producing the protein MRIIIAGGGIGGLSAALCLHAAGHQVRVYEAVGEIRALGVGINVQPSAIRILSKLGLVDDLDRVAVRTAELVFANRHGQPIWRDPRGLDGGYPWPQFSIHRGDLQQALLGAATSRLGKDSIRPGHRLARFEQGAGGVTAHFIDRDGRPVGSDSADILVGADGIHSTVRSTFYPDEGPPRWQGVMMWRGVSEGMPFLTGRSMVQAGHHRQKFVCYPISRRHAENGRALINWIADLYLGEGTTPPREDWNKPGDANDILPRFAGWNFGWLDVPTIIRTASAIFEFPMVDRDPLPRWSHERITLLGDAAHPMYPIGSNGATQAIIDGEALTMALAEQADPVAALKLYEQRRLPPTARIVESNRQHGLDRVLDIVEERAPDGFADLETVLPAAELESIVGDYKRMALYDKESLLKLAAATSS
- a CDS encoding ribonucleotide-diphosphate reductase subunit beta, translating into MSLLDAKPIYKPFNYPWAYEAWHTQQRIHWLPEEVPLADDVKDWRNKLSEAERHLLTQIFRFFTQADVEVNNCYMKHYSRVFKPTEVQMMLSAFSAMETVHIAAYSHLLDTIGMPESEYTAFLRYKEMKDKYDYMQGFNVDSKEDIAKTLAVFGAFTEGLQLFASFAMLLNFPRFNKMKGMGQIVSWSVRDETLHCNSMIRLFRTFISENPEIWTEELRRELYVACATIVDHEDAFIDLAFEMGGVEGMTAEDVKKYIRFIADRRLNQLGLQPIFRSEKNPLPWIDAMLNAVEHTNFFENRATEYSKASTRGTWEEAFA